The following proteins are encoded in a genomic region of Struthio camelus isolate bStrCam1 chromosome 3, bStrCam1.hap1, whole genome shotgun sequence:
- the LOC104149873 gene encoding uncharacterized protein isoform X2 — translation MEAMGYSVCRTWLFFLLFSLGQGRRMAPPGFVESSCHSRIFWMKLNKLLLQGKFFQLEINDPYAGPVLLDEKLASRCGYVLSEDVWGNPVFRASVLGCHVANEADELFSLTVNIRVSSFPSMRAATTYTHPMHCSYSSWAPREIVCEENYMEVSVKTDVPAVSNDYTVAWMSALPETQKVAYQLWQLMFVSPSGRKKIMVSDAAKLGYSFNNTLSRVYLRAPYHSNESDFSTVSGVNMNMITSTSMYRQRWLLLLIDTTVSCPVDGTSFTDTTLTWTVPSIIPTLVLQESTFLSKYISMGVNGRVIVNPEEKNYLLEHNKTHIGVTIPIGAEGGKLKSSVSGGVYGVIYSIDLFLEHTWTDADWQTTKYTVIKPIVTPFMPQIPTVINNTLPEERIFNVAFGHFLPDVSLVAIAIGNVPFTIRQAQHQGYKIYEAPFSNTTKGFILEIPFDDRHVLKEYVNKNETKYTLLLNYTLSVGPEMTLYYHSAEMECIIADIELPEAVGYCDKENLYLAIPILGLHQYWNLYIGNKLLNRHTALTNGYSAATNSTHLILQIPLFAIGVIYEEVSFQKIKARFDVTLKKVRTLETLQIFSVSCNFNSSTFIVCHPDGTIMISAQMKTVPAIDMSKTKLRDSSCKPKEYNKGHAFFKFHVTTCGTSVRFEGDHIIYENEISYEKETLPGQSLHTITRDPDYRLTVLCYYRVKETLMLGAFTSDPSTHTSPPFGSGTVLPRSNIAVYRRIRQALNAVSRVSKDGSFMKFYEPNMAILRRSLEPVFLEVELKDESPEAELYLDNCWVTGSLDFNSTPRWNITVDGCEINSNAFVVEFCPVTVSSRVKHPSHFKRLAVRTLTHPLEQPFQVATRSLSRATYLLDQSGLLIQL, via the exons ATGGAGGCTATGGGTTACTCAGTATGCAG GACCTGgctgtttttcttgttgttctCACTGGGACAAGGGAGGAGGATGGCTCCCCCAG GTTTTGTAGAAAGCAGTTGCCACTCCAGGATTTTTTGGATGAAACTGAATAAACTCTTGCTCCAGGGAAAGTTCTTCCAGCTGGAAATCAATG ATCCTTATGCTGGTCCTGTTCTGCTGGATGAGAAACTAGCATCTCGCTGTGGCTATGTCCTGTCAGAAGATGTGTGGGGCAACCCCGTTTTTCGTGCATCAGTGCTTGGCTGTCATGTGGCCAATGAG GCAGATGAGCTGTTTTCACTGACTGTGAACATCAGGGTGTCCTCATTTCCAAGCATGAGAGCAGCTACAACCTACACCCACCCTATGCACTGCTCCTATTCTTCCTGGGCTCCAAGAGAAATTGTGTGTGAAGAAAACTACATGGAG GTATCAGTGAAGACAGACGTCCCTGCAGTTTCAAATGACTACACTGTAGCATGGATGTCAGCACTGCCAGAG acTCAAAAAGTTGCATACCAGCTATGGCAACTGATGTTTGTTTCTCCatcagggagaaagaaaataatggtaAGCGATGCAGCAAAACTAGGCTACAGCTTCAATAACACACTATCCCGAGTGTATCTCCGTGCGCCCTACCACAGCAACGAGTCTGATTTCAGCACG GTTAGTGGTGTAAATATGAACATGATCACTTCCACTTCCATGTACAGGCAGCGGTGGCTGCTTTTGCTGATTGACACAACTGTCTCCTGTCCAGTTG ATGGTACCAGCTTCACTGATACTACGCTAACATGGACTGTGCCAAGTATTATCCCCACATTAGTGCTTCAAGAATCCACCTTTTTGTCTAAATATATTTCCATGGGAGTCAATGGCCGAGTCATAGTAAATCCTGAGGAGAAGAACTACTTACTGGAGCACAACAAGACACACATTGGAGTAACTATCCCTATTGGAGCAGAAGGAGGCAAACTAAAG AGCTCCGTATCTGGTGGTGTGTATGGAGTCATTTATAGTATTGACTTGTTCTTGGAGCACACATGGACAGATGCAGACTGGCAAACCACTAAGTATACTGTCATCAAACCCATCGTTACACCTTTTATGCCACAAATACCAACTGTTATCAACA ATACTCTGCCAGAGGAAAGGATATTTAATGTTGCATTTGGACACTTTCTTCCTGATGTCTCTCTGGTGGCAATTGCAATAGGAAATGTGCCATTTACCATAAGACAAGCACAGCACCAGGGGTATAAGATTTATGAAGCTCCTTTTTCTAATACAACGAAAGGATTTATCTTGGAAATCCCTTTTGATGATCGACATGTTCTAAAGGAG tacgtgaataaaaatgaaactaaatATACCCTTCTTCTTAACTACACTTTAAGTGTGGGTCCAGAGATGACACTCTATTATCATTCAGCAGAGATGGAATGTATAATTGCTGATATCG AACTACCAGAAGCAGTTGGTTACTGTGATAAAGAAAACTTGTATCTAGCCATTCCTATTTTAGGCCTGCACCAGTACTGGAACCTATATATTGGTAACAAACTTCTGAACCGGCATACTGCACTTACAAATGGGTATTCTGCAGCTACCAATTCTACCCACCTCATCTTGCAAATACCTTTGTTTGCTATAGGAGTTATCTATGAG GAAGTGTCCTTTCAGAAAATCAAAGCAAGGTTTGATGTTACCCTAAAGAAAGTAAGAACTTTGGAAACCTTGCAGATATTCTCCGTTAGCTGCAATTTCAATTCTTCAACATTTATAG TATGCCACCCAGATGGAACTATAATGATATCTGCCCAAATGAAGACAGTTCCTGCTATTGATATGAGTAAAACCAAACTAAGGGATAGCTCTTGCAAGCCTAAAGAGTATAATAAAGGACATGCCTTCTTCAAGTTCCATGTCACTACCTGTGGCACTTCAGTAAGG TTTGAAGGTGATCACattatttatgaaaatgaaatatcttaTGAGAAAGAAACtctcccagggcagagcctgcacACAATCACAAGAGATCCAGACTACAG ATTAACAGTCTTGTGCTACTACCGAGTGAAAGAGACGCTGATGCTAGGTGCCTTCACTAGTGATCCATCCACACACACATCACCTCCGTTTGGCTCGGGTACGGTGCTGCCAAGATCAAATATTGCAG TATACAGAAGGATAAGACAAGCCCTGAATGCAGTTTCAAGGGTGTCAAAAG ATGGATCTTTCATGAAATTCTATGAACCAAACATGGCAATACTCAGAAGATCCTTGGAGCCTGTGTTTCTCGAGGTTGAGCTGAAAGATGAAAGCCCTGAAGCAGAATTATACCTGGACAATTGCTGGGTGACTGGTTCTCTAGACTTCAACAGCACCCCAAGATGGAATATCACTGTGGACGG GTGTGAGATTAACAGCAACGCGTTTGTTGTGGAGTTCTGTCCAGTAACTGTTAGCAGCAGAGTGAAACatccttctcattttaaaaggctAGCAGTAAGGACCCTGACACATCCATTGGAACAG CCTTTCCAGGTCGCCACTCGGTCACTCTCCAGGGCTACGTACTTGCTGGACCAGTCTGGATTGTTGATCCAGCTCTAA
- the TTC32 gene encoding tetratricopeptide repeat protein 32, giving the protein MARDAPRAAAELLAAAHARFEARQFAAAEELYGRFIAQRAGSAPAGASRDLATALNNRGQIKYFRVDFAAAVEDYTAAIESQPDFEVPYYNRGLVLYRLGCFDEAMKDFRKVLELNPQFEDAALSLNQAILDKEEKQKRAY; this is encoded by the exons ATGGCTCGCGacgcgccgcgggcggcggcggagctgctGGCGGCCGCGCACGCGCGGTTCGAGGCGCGGCAGTTCGCGGCGGCCGAGGAGCTCTACGGCCGCTTCATCGCCCAGCGCGCGGGCTCCGCCCCCGCGGG CGCCAGCCGCGACCTCGCCACGGCCCTCAACAACCGCGGCCAGATCAAGTACTTTCGGGTGGACTTCGCCGCCGCCGTGGAGGACTACACGGCCGCCATCGAGAGCCAGCCCGACTTCGAGGTGCCCTACTACAACAGGGGCCTGGTGCTCTACCGGCTGG GATGCTTTGATGAGGCCATGAAAGATTTCAGGAAAGTGTTAGAGTTAAACCCTCAGTTTGAAGATGCTGCGTTGAGTCTAAACCAGGCTATTCttgataaagaagaaaaacaaaagagagctTATTGA
- the LOC104149873 gene encoding uncharacterized protein isoform X1 yields MEAMGYSVCRTWLFFLLFSLGQGRRMAPPGFVESSCHSRIFWMKLNKLLLQGKFFQLEINDPYAGPVLLDEKLASRCGYVLSEDVWGNPVFRASVLGCHVANEADELFSLTVNIRVSSFPSMRAATTYTHPMHCSYSSWAPREIVCEENYMEVSVKTDVPAVSNDYTVAWMSALPETQKVAYQLWQLMFVSPSGRKKIMVSDAAKLGYSFNNTLSRVYLRAPYHSNESDFSTVSGVNMNMITSTSMYRQRWLLLLIDTTVSCPVDGTSFTDTTLTWTVPSIIPTLVLQESTFLSKYISMGVNGRVIVNPEEKNYLLEHNKTHIGVTIPIGAEGGKLKSSVSGGVYGVIYSIDLFLEHTWTDADWQTTKYTVIKPIVTPFMPQIPTVINNTLPEERIFNVAFGHFLPDVSLVAIAIGNVPFTIRQAQHQGYKIYEAPFSNTTKGFILEIPFDDRHVLKEYVNKNETKYTLLLNYTLSVGPEMTLYYHSAEMECIIADIELPEAVGYCDKENLYLAIPILGLHQYWNLYIGNKLLNRHTALTNGYSAATNSTHLILQIPLFAIGVIYEEVSFQKIKARFDVTLKKVRTLETLQIFSVSCNFNSSTFIVCHPDGTIMISAQMKTVPAIDMSKTKLRDSSCKPKEYNKGHAFFKFHVTTCGTSVRFEGDHIIYENEISYEKETLPGQSLHTITRDPDYRLTVLCYYRVKETLMLGAFTSDPSTHTSPPFGSGTVLPRSNIAVYRRIRQALNAVSRVSKDGSFMKFYEPNMAILRRSLEPVFLEVELKDESPEAELYLDNCWVTGSLDFNSTPRWNITVDGCEINSNAFVVEFCPVTVSSRVKHPSHFKRLAVRTLTHPLEQVYVHCAVAVCSPTNILHGSPCRGQCSSSKERRAFPGRHSVTLQGYVLAGPVWIVDPALR; encoded by the exons ATGGAGGCTATGGGTTACTCAGTATGCAG GACCTGgctgtttttcttgttgttctCACTGGGACAAGGGAGGAGGATGGCTCCCCCAG GTTTTGTAGAAAGCAGTTGCCACTCCAGGATTTTTTGGATGAAACTGAATAAACTCTTGCTCCAGGGAAAGTTCTTCCAGCTGGAAATCAATG ATCCTTATGCTGGTCCTGTTCTGCTGGATGAGAAACTAGCATCTCGCTGTGGCTATGTCCTGTCAGAAGATGTGTGGGGCAACCCCGTTTTTCGTGCATCAGTGCTTGGCTGTCATGTGGCCAATGAG GCAGATGAGCTGTTTTCACTGACTGTGAACATCAGGGTGTCCTCATTTCCAAGCATGAGAGCAGCTACAACCTACACCCACCCTATGCACTGCTCCTATTCTTCCTGGGCTCCAAGAGAAATTGTGTGTGAAGAAAACTACATGGAG GTATCAGTGAAGACAGACGTCCCTGCAGTTTCAAATGACTACACTGTAGCATGGATGTCAGCACTGCCAGAG acTCAAAAAGTTGCATACCAGCTATGGCAACTGATGTTTGTTTCTCCatcagggagaaagaaaataatggtaAGCGATGCAGCAAAACTAGGCTACAGCTTCAATAACACACTATCCCGAGTGTATCTCCGTGCGCCCTACCACAGCAACGAGTCTGATTTCAGCACG GTTAGTGGTGTAAATATGAACATGATCACTTCCACTTCCATGTACAGGCAGCGGTGGCTGCTTTTGCTGATTGACACAACTGTCTCCTGTCCAGTTG ATGGTACCAGCTTCACTGATACTACGCTAACATGGACTGTGCCAAGTATTATCCCCACATTAGTGCTTCAAGAATCCACCTTTTTGTCTAAATATATTTCCATGGGAGTCAATGGCCGAGTCATAGTAAATCCTGAGGAGAAGAACTACTTACTGGAGCACAACAAGACACACATTGGAGTAACTATCCCTATTGGAGCAGAAGGAGGCAAACTAAAG AGCTCCGTATCTGGTGGTGTGTATGGAGTCATTTATAGTATTGACTTGTTCTTGGAGCACACATGGACAGATGCAGACTGGCAAACCACTAAGTATACTGTCATCAAACCCATCGTTACACCTTTTATGCCACAAATACCAACTGTTATCAACA ATACTCTGCCAGAGGAAAGGATATTTAATGTTGCATTTGGACACTTTCTTCCTGATGTCTCTCTGGTGGCAATTGCAATAGGAAATGTGCCATTTACCATAAGACAAGCACAGCACCAGGGGTATAAGATTTATGAAGCTCCTTTTTCTAATACAACGAAAGGATTTATCTTGGAAATCCCTTTTGATGATCGACATGTTCTAAAGGAG tacgtgaataaaaatgaaactaaatATACCCTTCTTCTTAACTACACTTTAAGTGTGGGTCCAGAGATGACACTCTATTATCATTCAGCAGAGATGGAATGTATAATTGCTGATATCG AACTACCAGAAGCAGTTGGTTACTGTGATAAAGAAAACTTGTATCTAGCCATTCCTATTTTAGGCCTGCACCAGTACTGGAACCTATATATTGGTAACAAACTTCTGAACCGGCATACTGCACTTACAAATGGGTATTCTGCAGCTACCAATTCTACCCACCTCATCTTGCAAATACCTTTGTTTGCTATAGGAGTTATCTATGAG GAAGTGTCCTTTCAGAAAATCAAAGCAAGGTTTGATGTTACCCTAAAGAAAGTAAGAACTTTGGAAACCTTGCAGATATTCTCCGTTAGCTGCAATTTCAATTCTTCAACATTTATAG TATGCCACCCAGATGGAACTATAATGATATCTGCCCAAATGAAGACAGTTCCTGCTATTGATATGAGTAAAACCAAACTAAGGGATAGCTCTTGCAAGCCTAAAGAGTATAATAAAGGACATGCCTTCTTCAAGTTCCATGTCACTACCTGTGGCACTTCAGTAAGG TTTGAAGGTGATCACattatttatgaaaatgaaatatcttaTGAGAAAGAAACtctcccagggcagagcctgcacACAATCACAAGAGATCCAGACTACAG ATTAACAGTCTTGTGCTACTACCGAGTGAAAGAGACGCTGATGCTAGGTGCCTTCACTAGTGATCCATCCACACACACATCACCTCCGTTTGGCTCGGGTACGGTGCTGCCAAGATCAAATATTGCAG TATACAGAAGGATAAGACAAGCCCTGAATGCAGTTTCAAGGGTGTCAAAAG ATGGATCTTTCATGAAATTCTATGAACCAAACATGGCAATACTCAGAAGATCCTTGGAGCCTGTGTTTCTCGAGGTTGAGCTGAAAGATGAAAGCCCTGAAGCAGAATTATACCTGGACAATTGCTGGGTGACTGGTTCTCTAGACTTCAACAGCACCCCAAGATGGAATATCACTGTGGACGG GTGTGAGATTAACAGCAACGCGTTTGTTGTGGAGTTCTGTCCAGTAACTGTTAGCAGCAGAGTGAAACatccttctcattttaaaaggctAGCAGTAAGGACCCTGACACATCCATTGGAACAG gtGTATGTGCACTGTGCAGTGGCAGTCTGCTCTCCTACCAACATATTACATGGCAGCCCCTGCAGAGGACAGTGCAGCTCAAGCAAGGAGAGGAGGG CCTTTCCAGGTCGCCACTCGGTCACTCTCCAGGGCTACGTACTTGCTGGACCAGTCTGGATTGTTGATCCAGCTCTAAGATGA